GAGGATATGGTATTTTTGCCGGATATAGCCTGGATGCAAAAACTATTTCTCTGCAAGACTAACCAAATCCTTTTATTAGTAATCAATAATTACTAAATTCGCACCTCAATTTCGGAATTGAAACCAGAAACTTTAAGATATAAGCCATGAGTGTTACTAGACTTAAAAGAAAAGGATTAAGAAATAAAGCGGTAGCTAAGAAGAGACAAGATACCATCAAGCAGCTTACTAAGCAGCCTCCTATCAAGAATATTGATGTGGAAGCAATCAAAGCTGAGTTTGAGAAAAAAGGAAGCAAATAATAATTAGCTACACTCAAGCTAAACATATAGAAAAAGGTACTTTTATACCTTTGTCAAGCATTGAGACACTCTTTTCAGAGTGTCTTTTTTTTAGCGCTTCATCTCTATTACTTCCATATTGCTTATTTTCTTGTTTGCTAACTGAAAGCGTAGCATAGTCCTCACCTTGTGAAAGCCCTGTTTGCCTGCTGCGCCAGGGTTCAGACAAAGCATTTCTTCCCTCTTATCATCTTTTACTACCTTTAAAATATGCGAGTGCCCACAGATGAATATATCAGCTTGCTTTTGCTCTAGTATTTTCCGTACTCTCTGATTGTAGCGAGGAGGGTAGCCCCCGATATGCGTCATCCAGACCAATACCCCCTCTACCTCAAACCATAAGTCTTCTGGAAAAGCACGTCTAACATCTTCTCCATCAATATTGCCATACACCGCCCGAAGTGGTTTAAGGCGCTCTAACTCCTGTACTACCGTAAAACTGCCAATATCTCCAGCATGCCAGATTTCATCCGCCTCTTTACAGTAAGAGAGTATGGCATCATCAAGATAACTGTGAGTATCAGATAAAAGTAAGATTTGCATAAAGGCAATGTTTTAGATGGCAAAAACGCAAACTACAAATGCTCACAGAATTCTACCAAGAGTTTTTGTTATTCCGCTTTTGCGCAGTAGCTTCACCCCTCTAACGAGCAGCTTTTATGAAGCACTTGAAACAATACTCTCCTTTACAACAAGTGTTTATCCTGGTCTTCGTTATCATGATTTTTTATCGCTTCATGACTGCCCTACCCCTATTCCCTGACGAAATTCTGGGTTTCGCATTTTCCAAAATTATCAAAGTTATCTGCGGCCTGAGTTTCAGCCTGGGGGCTATACTCATTTACACACGTCACAAAAAAGCTAAGCATGGATCTGGACATTGAGTTTTTATCGCGATTGCAGTTTGCCTTCACTATTATGTTCCATTACATTTTTCCGCCCTTTAGCATAGGTATGGGACTACTGCTGGTGATCTATGAGTCTCTCTACTTCTTTACCCGACAAAAGATTTACGAATCTATCACACGATTCTGGATCAAGATTTTTGCTGCCAATTTCTCTGTAGGGGTAGCCACTGGTATAGTAATGGAGTTTGAGTTTGGTACCAACTGGGCTACCTACTCTCGTTTTGTAGGCGATATATTTGGATCGCCGCTGGCAGCAGAAGGCATCTTCGCTTTTTTTCTTGAGTCAGGATTTCTGGCAATTCTGCTTTTTGGCTGGGACAGAGTAAAGCCCGGCGTTCATCTTTTTGCTACCTGTATGGTAGCGCTAGGCTCTATGATGTCGGCCTTTTGGATTGTAGTGGCCAACTCCTGGCAGCAAACTCCGGTAGCCTACGAATTGGCAGTCACCGCTGATGGCTATACCCGTGCGGTAATCACCGACTTTTGGGGTGTGGTATTTAACCCCTCTTCTATGGTACGCTTCTTTCACGTAATTGTAGGCTCATGGATACAGGGCGCTTTTCTGATCATGAGCGTGGCCGCCTATTTTATCATTAAAAAGAAAAATCTGGAATTTGCTTACCGTTCTTTCACGCTGGCGTTAATAGTAGCAGCTGTTTCTGCCCTCATACAACCCGCCATTGGTCACTATCACGCTCAGGTGGTAGGAGAATACCAGCCCGCAAAGCTGGCTGCTTTTGAGGGGCTGTACAAAACCCAAAAGAGTGCCCCCCTCTCTATTGTGGGCTGGACAGACCCCGACGAACGAAAAACATATGGAATTGAAGTGCCGGGCTTACTTAGCTTTTTGCTATACAACGATTTTGAAGCTGAAGTAATAGGACTGGATCAGTTTCCGGAAGAAGACTGGCCTCCGGTAGCACAGGTTTTCCAGACTTACCATTTAATGGTGGCTCTGGGCATGCTTTTTATAGCTTTAAGTCTGGTGAGCCTGTTCTTACTATACAGGAAAAAGCTATTTGAGACCAGATGGCTCATGAAGCTTTTCATCCCTATGGTTATTCTACCGGTAGTAGCCAATCAGGCAGGTTGGGTATCCGCGGAGCGAGGCCGCCAACCCTGGCTCGTTCAGGATCTCCTCCGTACCTCCGACGGCTTATCCAAGTCAGTAACCGCTCCTGAAGTGCTCATTTCCCTCACCCTGTTTTTTATAGTATATACCCTGCTCTTTTTTGTCTGGCTCTATGTGCTGGACAGGGAAATTAAACATGGCCCCGAAGATTACGAACATGGTGCTGAAACTTATCAGCATCGGGCAGAGCGCATGGATCCTTTGGAAAAATTTATTAAATAAAAGCACTACACCCTATGGACTTTAATGTAATCTGGTACATCATCATTGGACTTTTACTGGTAGGTTACGCCATACTAGATGGTTTTGATTTGGGAGTAGGCATACTGCACCTGTTTAGCAAAGGAGATCATGACCGTCGTATTATGCTCAATTCCATTGGTCCGGTTTGGGATGGTAACGAAGTATGGCTGATTACTGCGGGCGGAGCACTCTTCGCAGCCTTTCCCGAAGTATATGCCACCGCTTTTTCGGGCTTTTACCTGCCTTTTATGCTTTTGCTGATTGCTCTCATCTTCAGAGCTGTTTCTATAGAATTTAGAAGTAAAGAGCCCAGCAGGCTTTGGCGCAATACCTGGGATAGAAGTTTCAGCATAGGGTCTATGTTAGCCGCTATACTATTCGGGATAGCAATTGGAAATGTAATCATTGGTTTTTCTATTGGTCCCGATAAGGTTTATCAGGGAACTTTCTTTGACCTCATTACTCCTTATACCATTCTTACAGGCTTTTTTAACCTCTCTATGTTTGCCATGCATGGTGCTATTTACCTAAACCTTAAAACAGAAGGTGAGCTACAAAAACAGGTACAAGGCTGGATTAAACGGACCTATTTTATCTTCGTGATTATGTTTTTGATTACTACCGGGGCTACGCTTTACCTGAGGCCGGAGATGGTAGCCAACTTCTCGTTTGGTATGGTAGAGTTACCTGGCGCTTACCATGCTTTGGTAGAGAAAAACCAGACTATTATTTCAATACTTGCCTGGTTGATTGTGGTGCTTAACCTATTGTCTATTGCCAACATCCCCAGAACACTGGCAAAGGACAAACCTATGCAAACTTTCATCTCCTCGGCCTGCACCATCGGTGCTATTATAGGTCTGTTTGCACTAGGCATTTTTCCAAACATGATGATCTCCAGCTTATCACCAGACTTTAACTTAAATATCTACAATGGAGCTTCTACTGAATACACACTTAGAACTATGTTTTTTGTAGCTATATGGGGCTTTCCTTTTGTATTTGCCTATACATCTCTGATTTACTGGACATACAGGGGCAAAACCAAACTAAATGAGAGCAGCTATTAGGACTGCTCTCTTTCCTGTTTTTTCTTCCAGTAGCGCATTAAGCCCGACACACTCATGTAAGAGGGGTTAGCAGCTTCATACTGCTTGATGGCCGTTTCGCTGATACCCATATCTCGTAGCTGTTTAGCGACAAAAGCTTTAAATTCAGGCACAGTCTCTTCTGCTTCTTTGCCTTCCTCCATTTTTTCTTTAATCCAGTTGCTCCATTCCATAAGCCTTCTTTCTAGTTCCTGTAGATGCCAGTCTATATCTTCCGTTTTACCAAAATGGGTAAGATACATCGCTTTGGGTTTAAGCGCACGAATGGTTTTGATAGAGTCCAGCCAATCTTCCACATTGATATCTGGTGGCGGACAGGGAGGCTCCACTACCTGATCCTCAGGATGCACACGCACTCCTGCTACATCACCGGTAAAAAGCTGATCTCCAATCTGCCAGGTTATATGATGTACCGCATGCCCGGGGGTGTGCCAGGCCTTCACTTCGGTATCGCCCACCTTTATCACCTCTTGGTGCTCAACGGACCTCAGCCTACCCTCCGGAATGGGTTGCATATCGCCCCAGAGCCGGTCCATATCTTCTTTGTAAATACGTCGGGCAGAATTAACAAGCTTCTCCGGGTGAGCTAAATGTCGGGCTCCGAAAGGGTGGACATATACCTGAGCTCCTTCCCTGGCCAAAGCCCAGGCAGCGCCAGCATGATCAAAATGAATATGGGTAAGAAAAACATGTCTGATATCAGCGGGCTGGTAGCCAGACGATTTAATTTGCTCTACCAACACAGGAAAAGTAGAATAAGGACCACTCTCTATGAGTATAGGACCTTCGGAAGTGTCTACGATAAAGGCGGCAATAGCACGCTCAATACCTAAAAAGTTTAGATCTAGCGTCTTGATCATAAAAAATGAGGATTAATGCGTAAAAAAAAGAATTTATCATTTTCCCCTAGCATTCCCAAGCCTTCACGGTAGAATCAACAGAAAGTCACCAGTGTGCTGACTTCATATGTATCCGGCAATAGAATAGGCCAGAATGCCCACCATTTCTTTAATTAGCACTTCCCACTGGCCAATAGCAGCGGAGCTAGGAATAATGAGCACATCAGGGGTAAATTTGGTTTCTTCTGACCTAAATCCTACGCCAAAGGTATCTACATCCAAGCCTACATTTCTAAAGCAGGCTTCGGCTCTTCTAATATGCGTAGCTGAAGTAATCAACAGATAAGTCTCGTTCGGGTATTTTTCGTTCAGAATTTCAGCGCTAAACAGTGCGTTCTCTCTGGTATTCCTAGAACGGTTTTCTATCAGAATATCGCGCTTAGGTACTTTACTCAGTTCAAGCACTTTTTTGAGAAGTTCAGCCTCAGATACACTATCTACCAGCAATTTGCCTGAGCCACCGCTTAATAATATTTTGTCAACTTTACCTTCGCGATAAAGCTGTAGCGCATGTAGTAAGCGATCGGCTTCGCCAGTCATGTGCACCCGATCTCGGGGTTCTTTGTCGCTGGTAATTCCTCCCAAGACAATCCCAACTTTATATTTTGGTAAGCTCTCAATGGGTGTAGGATCTACCTCCCACCACTGCATTATAGCATTGCTGATAAACAGATTAGTAAACAGCAAAAGCATAAACATACCCAGGTACCAGAATAGCTTGCGATATTTTTTAAGAACCCAGCTTAACAAAAATGCCAGCACAATTAATGTGACCGGCATAAGTAAATAGTAGACTATTTTAGATAGTAGAAAGAACATACATTATTAACCATCAGCGAAAGAAAAGCCAAAGAATGCTAAAAACGATGACGAAAACAATCACGGCAATTACATCTTTATGTGGTTTATACTTCATACTTCATACTTAAATAAGCATTAGCCTGCCGCTATATTTTTCCCTCAAAGACTTTTTCGTTACCGGCATTATCTTCTACCAATAGTTTATACTCTCCGCTGAGTTCTGCCCTATCATCATCAGACTCTGTCCATATTACGTCCCATTTATAATCGTAGCGCATAAGCACCCATTTACCATTCACGTACATCTGATAGTTTTTAATACCAGACATCTGGTCTTCTATTTTAAATTTGAGCTGCCTATTGTTCACATTAATCGGAGTAACTACCGGCGAGAGCGTATCTGCGGCCAGCACATAGTCGCCAAAGGAACGTGTACTAAAAGAGATTGTGTTTCCACTCCACTCCCCACCTTCGTAACTAAGATCGCCGGAAGTGGTCAGTCGGTATACACTGGTTTTCTTTTTGGGCCCCGGAGGCAACATTTTTGGTTTCAGTTTCACCTTTATACTGCTTTTCAGGGGAGTATGATCTTCGTGTATTGTAAATATCTCTCTATCTGCATCTACCTGATAGTCCGTCGTAAGATAGAGCGTATCAAAAAGTGTGGATTTAGAAAAGTATATATCCATTTCTGGCTGATAAAAGCTGAAAGCATTGTATGCCGGCACCTTCATTTTAAGCGGAAATTTCTGTGTGCTCCCGCAAAGGTCAACAGAGTCGGGCATACCTCGGCGAAGATCCCAAAGGTAAATAGCCATATCATTAACAACATAGGCCGGAGCTTCTTCATAACCCATGCGGTTTGCAAAGAACTTGGCCAGCTTACGCTCATACACTCCTTCAGGATCTTTGTCGGCAGGTGCAAACAGCTGCAATGTGTTCCCTCTTACATGATAGTTCTGCTGATTGTAAGGCTTGCTAAAATATCGCACCTTAAAGTTTGCTTCGGGCTGGGGAGCACTGCCTTTCAAAGATAACCTTAAGCTACTGCTGTTTCCATAGTGGTCAATCAGTTTTACATCTACCCTGTGCTGCTCATTATCCTGAATATTCAGCTTACCCTTGTTCTTTAGTGATTTATAAAGGGGCAGAGTGTTACCATCATCTACATAAAGTTTGTAAAAGGTTCTATCCTGGCGATAGCGCTCTTCATAATTGGTAAACACATGAATATTTTTAGCATAACCAAAGGCAAGTTTATCTGTGAGGTAGCTAAAATAAGGCTCTCCGTCAAAAGACATTTCGGTAGAAGTAACGCCATAAATATTTCTGACACCATCAGCCCTATCGTATGCGGCTAACTCTATACCTACCTTACCATGCACCCGAATGTTTTCGCTTACCTCGTACTGGTTGCCATTGCTACGAACAGGAAACTCAAAGCGCCCAAACTGCCCGTTAATTCTAGCGTCTTTATCTAAAGTTACTAAAGCAACTTTACGCACATAAGGAGCCAAATTATCTACAATTTCTGAAAAATTAAATTGTAGCGGATCCATAGGAACCTGATTAGCACCCCTTATTTCAAAGTGGAGATGAGGTCCACCGGAGGAACCTGAATTACCGGCTTTTCCGATTATTTCTCCACGCTTTACCTGAAGGTCTTCTTTGTCGGGAAAAAGCTCAATGTCAAAAGTTTTTTGCTGGTACTGGGCTTCTCGTACGTACTCAGCAATTTTATCATTAAACTGATCTAAGTGCGCATATACTGTAGTGGTACCATTGGGGTGCTGTAAGTAAAGGGCATTACCATAGCCTCCCCAGGAGATTTTAATGCGGCTCACATATCCTTCTGCAGCGGCATGTACCGGCGCTCCAACTACCCCACCTACTTTAATGTCCAGCCCGGCATGCATATGTGAGCTGCGTAACTCACAAAAATTACCAGAAAGGTAATTACGCTTACCCGGGTTAATCGGAAAAACATAATAGTCATCTTCCAGTGTGGTAGAAACGAATACAGTTGATGTTAACAGTAAAGCTAGCAGTAATGTCAGTTTATTTAATTTCACACTCCAACAGTTTTTGATCTTCTATATATGCCGTTAAGACGTTGCCTTTTTGGATAGGCCCTACTCCTTTGGGAGTACCAGTAAAAATTATATCACCTTTTTTTAGGGTAAAATAGCGGGAAAGGTAGCTAACCAGATAATCAAACTTAAACAGCATCATACTGGTATTCCCTTCCTGCCTGCGTTCTCCATCCAGCTTGAGGCTAAAGTTCAGATTTTCCATATCAAACTGATCTTTAGATACAAACTCAGAAATGGGCGCAGAGCCATTGAACCCCTTAGCTAAAAGCCAGGGCAAGCCTTTTTCTTTTGCCTTTTGTTGCAAATCCCGAGCCGTAAAGTCAATACCTATTCCTATTTCTTCGTAATATTTGTGAGCAAACTTCTCTTGTATGTACTTACCCTCTTTTGAAATTTTTAGTAGGATTTCTACCTCAAAATGTATGTCCTGCGAAAACTCAGGATAGTAAAACGGATCATTATTTTTTAGTAATGCTGTGTCTGGTTTCATAAAAACAACGGGCTCTCCAGAGCTCTCATTGTTCAATTCTTTGATGTGTTCAGCATAATTACGGCCGATAGCTAGTATTTTCATAAAGGTGCTTTAATGGTAATTCTTAAATTTTAAAAATAGCGAACACTAAGGATGAAAAGCAAGACCCTACAGGGGTGACAAATTTGTTTTTTATAAATATAATTTACCTCAATTATCACCTTCTGCTCAATGAGCGAATACTTTATACAATTAGGTTCAGTTTGTTATACTCAGGCGACTGCTTCTTATAGCCGCTAAAGCTCGGTATACATACGCGCTACTGCCATATGTTATTTGTAGAAATTTTGCTTGACGCAGGTAAGTTATTAAACGACACAAAACAATTATTTGTATGTCCTTACGCATACCAAGCTAATTCTCCGTCTTTAGGTATTCATATAAGTTAAGTAAGCACCTCTCATTCACTTCTCACGTAGAATTTCACCCGCTTCCCAAACATACATTTAAGTGTTATTCACAATAAATATAAAAAATACACTCAAGTAAGTTAATACTAATACCTTAATCCTGAGCTATATAATTAAGTACTAGCTTGCACCCATATAATTTTTCTATTAAAATATTGTCTTTTACAGTTCATTTTTGTCTATGAAGGCTATTCTACGGCTCTCCCTCTTATTTGTATGTGTATTGATATGCCAGACGAATATGCAGGCCCAACAAAGCTACCAGCCTCTAAAGTCCGATAGCCTGTACAATCACTTACTTTTAGAAGAAACTGAAAAGCGTTTACAATATGATATTGCTAAGCTCTCCGGGCCTTTAGAGAATCAGTTTGCGGAAGTATATAAGCAGCGTTATTACGACTTGCATGCTAAGATAAATGCGCGTCACTTTGTATCTGACGAAAGATTAAACCCCTACTTTCAGGAGATTTTTCAGCATTTGCTAGCCTCAAATCCAGAGCTGAATCAGCCTTCCCCCCGTCTTCTTATCAGCAGGTACCCACAACCTAACGCAAGTTGCCTGGGCGAAGGCACTATAGTTCTTAATCTGGGGCTTATTCATAAACTGCAAAATGAAGGTCAAGTGGCTTTCGTTTTAAGTCATGAGCTGGCTCACCACTACCTCAATCATGTGAATAAGGCTATTGCTCGTCATATAGAAGCTTACAACAGCAATTATACACGCAAAAGACTTAAGAAAGCCTCTAAGCAAAAGTATAATCAGAAGGCAGAAGCTATGGCGGTACTAAAAAACCTGGCTTATCAGCAAGGCAGGCATAGCCGACAGCACGAAAAAAGTGCTGACTCTCTGGCATTGCATTTTTTACAAAAAAGCCGCTATTCGCCTTCTCACAGTATTTCTACACTAGCCTTATTAGATACTATTGATCGGCATACAAATTTGGCCGTTCCTGACCTTAAAAGCACCTTTCATGCTGAGGCCTATCCTTTTAAAGAAGAGTGGCTAATGGATGAGCAAAACCTCAGTTTTGGCTTTAACCAAATCAATGAGTTTGAGGCAGATTCTTTGAAAACTCACCCTGACTGCACAAGAAGAATCAATTGGGTCAAAGAAGAAATACGCTCACTCTCATCCATTTCCAGAAAGCATTATATAGCAGACAGCTCTCAATTCAATAAGCTGAAAGCCATATGCCAAAACGAACTTATAGAAAGTGAGTATCAGCTACAAAGGTACAGCAGAAGCCTGTACCTGGCCCTGGCGATGCTACAATCAACTCCTGAGCAGAGCTATCTGCATACGGTAGTTAACAAAAGTCTTTATCAGATTTATCAGGCTCAAAAAAATCACACTTTCAATGAATTTGTAGATATGCCTTCACCCTACTTCACTGATGGCTATAACCAACTTTTGAATTTCGTCGCCAATCTCAGACTCTCAGAAATAGCAAGGGTCGCATTTCATTATGCTGAGAACCAGAGCAGGCTGCACCATTACGATGAAGAGTTTTTATACAGCTACATTCTTTGTAGCAGAATAGCTGGAATAGAACCCTCAAACACTTCTTTAAAAGATTTGTATAAAAAACAATTTCCTAACGGGAAATACCTCAAACAAATAAACCAGAATTAACTAACCCTTTATTTCCAATGAAAGCGAATACTTTGACTAAATGCCTATGCATTTATCTGCTTTTTGCTGTAAACACGCTCGTTTGCGGACAAAGCAAAGCATTTGATGACCTTTTAACGGTTAACTTAAAAAACATGGGACCTATCGTAGAGAACGAAGAGGTCAGGGGCTATTACATGTTTTACAAAACTGATAACATTGACCGGAAGACGGTTGCTTACCAACTCCGAATACTGGATCAGAACCTGAATGAAGTAGGAACACAAAAAATAACCGGTTCTAAATATCTTTCTCTTCTGGAAGGTACTTTCAATGGTAAAAGTATCATGATGAAGCTTTATCATGTTAAAGATAAAACTGTAATTTTTCACCAGTATGATACCAAAGGCAAACTGATCAGCAAAACCAGTCAGGAAGTAGAATCTAAGTATGATGTGTCCAATTACTATCAGGGGGTGGTAAATAATACCGGAATACCCAATCAATTACATGCTATCCCTAATATGGGATTTGTAAACTACAGCACTGCCGATCAGCGTAAGATTGGCTACGCGATTGAGTTTTTCCCTGAAGAAGGTCATAAAGCCTGGACGTTCCGTTCACCTTCAGACTCTAAAGAAATTGAGGGGGCATCTATGGCAACTATAACTCCAGAAATGCTCATCAGCATGGTTTTAAAGAAGTCATCAATCTTTAGTAAAGATGCTACTCCTTACATTATGGGACTGGAACTTAGCAGCGGCAAAAAACTATTTGAGAAAAAGCTGGAGGGCAATAAATATTCTCTTAAAGTATTAAACTCTTACTACGACGAAGATAGTAAAGGCACTGTACTATTTGGCG
This window of the Porifericola rhodea genome carries:
- a CDS encoding cytochrome ubiquinol oxidase subunit I, translated to MDLDIEFLSRLQFAFTIMFHYIFPPFSIGMGLLLVIYESLYFFTRQKIYESITRFWIKIFAANFSVGVATGIVMEFEFGTNWATYSRFVGDIFGSPLAAEGIFAFFLESGFLAILLFGWDRVKPGVHLFATCMVALGSMMSAFWIVVANSWQQTPVAYELAVTADGYTRAVITDFWGVVFNPSSMVRFFHVIVGSWIQGAFLIMSVAAYFIIKKKNLEFAYRSFTLALIVAAVSALIQPAIGHYHAQVVGEYQPAKLAAFEGLYKTQKSAPLSIVGWTDPDERKTYGIEVPGLLSFLLYNDFEAEVIGLDQFPEEDWPPVAQVFQTYHLMVALGMLFIALSLVSLFLLYRKKLFETRWLMKLFIPMVILPVVANQAGWVSAERGRQPWLVQDLLRTSDGLSKSVTAPEVLISLTLFFIVYTLLFFVWLYVLDREIKHGPEDYEHGAETYQHRAERMDPLEKFIK
- the cydB gene encoding cytochrome d ubiquinol oxidase subunit II, coding for MDFNVIWYIIIGLLLVGYAILDGFDLGVGILHLFSKGDHDRRIMLNSIGPVWDGNEVWLITAGGALFAAFPEVYATAFSGFYLPFMLLLIALIFRAVSIEFRSKEPSRLWRNTWDRSFSIGSMLAAILFGIAIGNVIIGFSIGPDKVYQGTFFDLITPYTILTGFFNLSMFAMHGAIYLNLKTEGELQKQVQGWIKRTYFIFVIMFLITTGATLYLRPEMVANFSFGMVELPGAYHALVEKNQTIISILAWLIVVLNLLSIANIPRTLAKDKPMQTFISSACTIGAIIGLFALGIFPNMMISSLSPDFNLNIYNGASTEYTLRTMFFVAIWGFPFVFAYTSLIYWTYRGKTKLNESSY
- a CDS encoding DUF6770 family protein encodes the protein MKANTLTKCLCIYLLFAVNTLVCGQSKAFDDLLTVNLKNMGPIVENEEVRGYYMFYKTDNIDRKTVAYQLRILDQNLNEVGTQKITGSKYLSLLEGTFNGKSIMMKLYHVKDKTVIFHQYDTKGKLISKTSQEVESKYDVSNYYQGVVNNTGIPNQLHAIPNMGFVNYSTADQRKIGYAIEFFPEEGHKAWTFRSPSDSKEIEGASMATITPEMLISMVLKKSSIFSKDATPYIMGLELSSGKKLFEKKLEGNKYSLKVLNSYYDEDSKGTVLFGEYHDLDDKMFKSNSLGMFTLSMDHEGNFTSERYISWTQDVSKFLPINHKGKIDDMGYLYFHSIRKNADGSIYAIAEQYRKAADGVGIAVAALGGGASVAKIVVGDMVFFEFEPDFTLKNVKFFEKDSRSVTLPPGYGMVNTILLGHYVKSIGGFDYIFSQMSKDHKTLTSGYLNYEKRKGEKNGFTFGAISNTNNEYYVDKLKLNTESDRISVVKAKHGYVLVSEYYAKDKKLDMRLEKLNY
- a CDS encoding metallophosphoesterase family protein; amino-acid sequence: MQILLLSDTHSYLDDAILSYCKEADEIWHAGDIGSFTVVQELERLKPLRAVYGNIDGEDVRRAFPEDLWFEVEGVLVWMTHIGGYPPRYNQRVRKILEQKQADIFICGHSHILKVVKDDKREEMLCLNPGAAGKQGFHKVRTMLRFQLANKKISNMEVIEMKR
- a CDS encoding M23 family metallopeptidase, with the translated sequence MKLNKLTLLLALLLTSTVFVSTTLEDDYYVFPINPGKRNYLSGNFCELRSSHMHAGLDIKVGGVVGAPVHAAAEGYVSRIKISWGGYGNALYLQHPNGTTTVYAHLDQFNDKIAEYVREAQYQQKTFDIELFPDKEDLQVKRGEIIGKAGNSGSSGGPHLHFEIRGANQVPMDPLQFNFSEIVDNLAPYVRKVALVTLDKDARINGQFGRFEFPVRSNGNQYEVSENIRVHGKVGIELAAYDRADGVRNIYGVTSTEMSFDGEPYFSYLTDKLAFGYAKNIHVFTNYEERYRQDRTFYKLYVDDGNTLPLYKSLKNKGKLNIQDNEQHRVDVKLIDHYGNSSSLRLSLKGSAPQPEANFKVRYFSKPYNQQNYHVRGNTLQLFAPADKDPEGVYERKLAKFFANRMGYEEAPAYVVNDMAIYLWDLRRGMPDSVDLCGSTQKFPLKMKVPAYNAFSFYQPEMDIYFSKSTLFDTLYLTTDYQVDADREIFTIHEDHTPLKSSIKVKLKPKMLPPGPKKKTSVYRLTTSGDLSYEGGEWSGNTISFSTRSFGDYVLAADTLSPVVTPINVNNRQLKFKIEDQMSGIKNYQMYVNGKWVLMRYDYKWDVIWTESDDDRAELSGEYKLLVEDNAGNEKVFEGKI
- a CDS encoding M48 family metallopeptidase, encoding MQAQQSYQPLKSDSLYNHLLLEETEKRLQYDIAKLSGPLENQFAEVYKQRYYDLHAKINARHFVSDERLNPYFQEIFQHLLASNPELNQPSPRLLISRYPQPNASCLGEGTIVLNLGLIHKLQNEGQVAFVLSHELAHHYLNHVNKAIARHIEAYNSNYTRKRLKKASKQKYNQKAEAMAVLKNLAYQQGRHSRQHEKSADSLALHFLQKSRYSPSHSISTLALLDTIDRHTNLAVPDLKSTFHAEAYPFKEEWLMDEQNLSFGFNQINEFEADSLKTHPDCTRRINWVKEEIRSLSSISRKHYIADSSQFNKLKAICQNELIESEYQLQRYSRSLYLALAMLQSTPEQSYLHTVVNKSLYQIYQAQKNHTFNEFVDMPSPYFTDGYNQLLNFVANLRLSEIARVAFHYAENQSRLHHYDEEFLYSYILCSRIAGIEPSNTSLKDLYKKQFPNGKYLKQINQN
- a CDS encoding MBL fold metallo-hydrolase, with amino-acid sequence MIKTLDLNFLGIERAIAAFIVDTSEGPILIESGPYSTFPVLVEQIKSSGYQPADIRHVFLTHIHFDHAGAAWALAREGAQVYVHPFGARHLAHPEKLVNSARRIYKEDMDRLWGDMQPIPEGRLRSVEHQEVIKVGDTEVKAWHTPGHAVHHITWQIGDQLFTGDVAGVRVHPEDQVVEPPCPPPDINVEDWLDSIKTIRALKPKAMYLTHFGKTEDIDWHLQELERRLMEWSNWIKEKMEEGKEAEETVPEFKAFVAKQLRDMGISETAIKQYEAANPSYMSVSGLMRYWKKKQEREQS
- a CDS encoding YdcF family protein yields the protein MPVTLIVLAFLLSWVLKKYRKLFWYLGMFMLLLFTNLFISNAIMQWWEVDPTPIESLPKYKVGIVLGGITSDKEPRDRVHMTGEADRLLHALQLYREGKVDKILLSGGSGKLLVDSVSEAELLKKVLELSKVPKRDILIENRSRNTRENALFSAEILNEKYPNETYLLITSATHIRRAEACFRNVGLDVDTFGVGFRSEETKFTPDVLIIPSSAAIGQWEVLIKEMVGILAYSIAGYI
- a CDS encoding fumarylacetoacetate hydrolase family protein — its product is MKILAIGRNYAEHIKELNNESSGEPVVFMKPDTALLKNNDPFYYPEFSQDIHFEVEILLKISKEGKYIQEKFAHKYYEEIGIGIDFTARDLQQKAKEKGLPWLLAKGFNGSAPISEFVSKDQFDMENLNFSLKLDGERRQEGNTSMMLFKFDYLVSYLSRYFTLKKGDIIFTGTPKGVGPIQKGNVLTAYIEDQKLLECEIK